Proteins from a single region of Kluyveromyces lactis strain NRRL Y-1140 chromosome C complete sequence:
- the GDS1 gene encoding Gds1p (similar to uniprot|P41913 Saccharomyces cerevisiae YOR355W GDS1 Protein of unknown function required for growth on glycerol as a carbon source) produces MALANSRPLDIPTLDDELIANSKSPLFDASTLANSAKAFPESESDKTKPSGKHDSKAKKNSNGSLASSQLTDVVSISKTIPVTGERPKPENNGPTLNEDDVLYAIFVILWESDPGQQGMTVKQLCDLLLEKHPEMNNLSTKLSNLISAKLNAYVKKVEKGEKGLSYALSREWSDASPRRMVYIYRGILAPDYQKHAQAAAAALAAASTQLSDNGSNPMGKNKTKSKKQLAKSTSDLGMEIDGSQSTDYKDGAIPRSSSAMSGLKSSTFSAGNFVNDFNIPYMSSPVSVSLTPKLEELSLSHVSNDLDIDSHITLTGKRLSMGQDRPGKKMKMEQVSNSLELQAGQVQQQQPVYITIASSTPRLSRNSSKHHDSNNTATSSETAQTVAEILKTVVTQNPIVITPRSSKASSPLASAASSQDYTKHTKEKSCQWLRSLRDGFLLEEIPTPESLSPDELDEFFT; encoded by the coding sequence ATGGCCTTGGCAAATTCCAGACCATTGGATATTCCTACACTGGACGATGAACTTATTGCAAATTCAAAGTCGCCATTGTTTGATGCAAGCACTTTAGCTAACAGTGCCAAAGCTTTTCCAGAGTCTGAGTCTGACAAAACCAAGCCTAGTGGGAAGCATGATTCGAAAGCGAAAAAGAACTCTAATGGATCACTTGCTTCTTCTCAGTTAACCGATGTCGTCTCCATTTCGAAAACGATTCCAGTGACAGGAGAAAGACCGAAACCAGAAAACAATGGCCCCACCttaaatgaagatgatgtgTTGTACGCAATTTTTGTCATTTTATGGGAAAGCGATCCAGGCCAACAAGGTATGACTGTCAAACAGTTATGTGATTTATTATTGGAAAAGCACCCTGAAATGAACAATTTGTCAACAAAACTCTCTAACTTGATATCTGCAAAACTGAATGCGTATGTCAAAAAAGTTGAGAAGGGTGAAAAGGGCCTTTCTTATGCTCTTTCTCGTGAATGGTCTGATGCATCTCCCAGAAGAATGGTGTACATCTATCGCGGTATTCTCGCACCTGACTATCAAAAACACGCTCAAGCTGCAGCTGCAGCTTTAGCTGCAGCTTCAACTCAGTTATCTGATAATGGTTCAAACCCAATGGGAAAGAACAAGACAAAATCTAAGAAGCAATTGGCTAAGAGCACCTCAGACTTAGGAATGGAAATTGACGGATCACAGAGTACAGATTACAAGGATGGGGCAATCCCTAGAAGTTCAAGTGCTATGAGTGGTCTCAAATCATCTACTTTCTCTGCGGGCAATTTTGTTAATGATTTCAACATCCCTTATATGTCCTCACCAGTATCAGTTAGCTTAACACCAAAATTGGAAGAGCTGTCTTTGTCTCATGTGTCTAATGATCTCGACATAGATTCTCATATCACCCTGACAGGTAAGAGATTGTCTATGGGCCAAGATCGTCCTGGcaaaaagatgaaaatggaGCAAGTTTCAAACTCTCTAGAGTTACAAGCGGGTCAAgttcaacaacaacaacctGTATACATAACAATTGCTAGTTCTACTCCAAGACTTTCAAGGAATTCATCTAAACACCACGATTCAAACAATACTGCGACAAGTTCCGAGACTGCGCAGACCGTTGCAGAAATTCTCAAAACTGTAGTAACGCAGAATCCTATTGTTATAACTCCAAGGTCTTCGAAGGCTTCGTCACCACTTGCTTCCGCGGCAAGCAGCCAAGACTATACGAAACAtacaaaggaaaaaagcTGCCAATGGTTACGCTCTTTGAGAGATGGCTTTTTGCTGGAGGAAATTCCAACCCCAGAATCTCTCTCTCCTGATGAgcttgatgaatttttcacaTAA